A DNA window from Gigantopelta aegis isolate Gae_Host chromosome 4, Gae_host_genome, whole genome shotgun sequence contains the following coding sequences:
- the LOC121371483 gene encoding alpha-crystallin B chain-like has translation MSNLLRALYPNRSISIWDDPWFNVQTPSRLFDQQFGMALTDDDFHLPEVYRGMMVQPRVLRPRQQTGMSEVTNSDKEFSIKIDVQHFKPDEIAVKTVDNHIVISAKHEEKEDEHGYVCRSFTRRYVLPKDVDPKTVTSSLSPDGVLNVKAPKLALEAPQERTIPITHETTPAVMDSEMKE, from the exons ATGTCGAATCTTTTGCGGGCTCTGTATCCAAATCGTTCAATCAGCATCTGGGATGATCCTTGGTTTAACGTGCAGACGCCATCCCGACTGTTCGATCAGCAGTTTGGCATGGCTTTGACAGACGACGATTTCCACTTACCGGAGGTGTACCGCGGGATGATGGTGCAACCCCGTGTTTTACGACCACGTCAGCAGACGGGCATGAGTGAG GTGACTAACAGTGACAAAGAGTTTTCCATCAAGATTGATGTGCAACACTTCAAACCAGACGAAATAGCTGTGAAAACTGTGGATAATCATATTGTGATTAGTGCAAAACACGAGGAAAAGGAGGATGAACACGGCTATGTTTGTAGGTCATTTACCAGACGATATGTCCTGCCCAAG GATGTTGATCCAAAGACGGTGACATCGTCCTTGAGTCCTGATGGAGTGCTCAACGTAAAGGCACCAAAGCTGGCTTTGGAAGCACCACAGGAGCGAACCATTCCAATTACTCATGAAACGACCCCTGCCGTGATGGATTCCGAAATGAAAGAATAG
- the LOC121371484 gene encoding alpha-crystallin A chain-like, whose product MFHTMLMDPQCMPPNQTGTDEETTNDEFCVQLDLQHFGPDDIHVKTVDNRLVIHAKHEEKEDEHGYICREFTRLYDLPKDVDPQDVTSTLSRNGVLTIKARRRESITIICTHETTAVPSKDKHTRETTAAPSKDKHTRETTAAPSKDKHTRETNAAPSKDKDTHETTSEPSNDEDTD is encoded by the exons ATGTTTCATACGATGCTGATGGATCCTCAGTGTATGCCACCAAATCAAACGGGAACAGACGAG GAAACTACGAATGATGAGTTTTGTGTACAACTTGATCTGCAGCACTTCGGTCCCGATGATATCCACGTAAAAACCGTGGATAACCGTTTGGTGATCCACGCCAAACACGAGGAGAAAGAAGATGAACATGGATATATCTGTAGAGAGTTTACCAGGCTGTATGACTTGCCCAAG GATGTGGACCCCCAAGATGTTACTTCCACCTTGAGTAGGAATGGGGTACTCACTATAAAAGCACGAAGGAGAGAGAGCATAACAATTATATGTACCCATGAGACAACTGCTGTACCTTCTAAGGATAAACACACCCGTGAGACAACTGCTGCACCTTCTAAGGATAAACACACCCGTGAGACAACTGCTGCACCTTCTAAGGATAAACATACCCGTGAGACAAATGCTGCACCTTCTAAGGATAAAGACACCCATGAGACAACTTCTGAACCTTCTAACGATGAAGACACCGATTAG
- the LOC121371485 gene encoding alpha-crystallin B chain-like, with protein sequence MSNPFRVLYIRQPSYNMMDEPSRFLEQQLGLRPSDEDFCLPDMYRAMLLQPQFMRPRHQAGMGEVSNSEKEFCVKVDVQHFKPDEIHVKTVDNRVVIHAKHEEKEDEHGYICREFTRQYVLPKDVDPQAVTSSLSNDGVLSIKAPKLSLQAPKEQSIPITCTHETTPAVAAAGDTK encoded by the exons ATGTCGAACCCATTTCGAGTTCTGTACATTCGCCAGCCATCTTACAACATGATGGACGAGCCGTCGCGGTTTTTGGAGCAGCAACTGGGTCTACGTCCGTCTGACGAGGATTTCTGCCTACCCGATATGTACCGCGCGATGCTTCTGCAGCCCCAGTTTATGCGACCCCGACATCAGGCTGGGATGGGCGAG GTATCAAACAGCGAGAAAGAGTTTTGTGTTAAAGTTGATGTGCAGCACTTCAAGCCAGATGAAATCCATGTGAAAACCGTGGATAACCGAGTGGTGATCCATGCTAAACACGAGGAGAAAGAAGATGAACATGGATATATTTGTAGAGAGTTTACCAGGCAATATGTCTTGCCCAAG GATGTCGATCCCCAAGCGGTAACTTCCTCCTTGAGTAACGATGGAGTGCTCAGCATAAAGGCACCAAAGCTGTCCCTGCAGGCACCAAAGGAGCAGTCAATCCCAATTACATGTACCCACGAAACAACCCCAGCAGTTGCTGCTGCTGGTGATACCAAGTAG